In the Cellulomonas sp. C5510 genome, GCCGACGGCGGGCAGTACAAGTGGGAGGTCGCGGGCGCGCTGGACGCCCCATCGACCGCGCGCCTGCACGACCTGCTCGCCGCCGGGGGCGTGCGGCTGCACCAGGTCACCAACACGGTCGGCACGATGCGGTACCTGGACGCCGAGGTGACCGACCTGGTCGCCGTGGCGCGCGAGCGCGGCATCCAGCTCCGGATGGCGGTCGGCCCGCGCGGCCTGCACGACGTGGGCGGGCAGAAGCTCGCGTCGAGCGCGGTCGCCGCGGCCAGCGCGTACCGGCTGCGCGGCGCCGACCACCTGGCGCAGGGGCTGGAGGACGTCGCGCACGCCGTCGACCTCGGCGTGCGCGGGTTCCTCGTGTTCGACGAGGGGCTGCTCCTGGTGCTGCACCGGCTGCGCGCCGCCGGGGAGCTGCCGGCGGACCTGCGGCTCAAGGCGTCGTCCAACATGGGCGCCGCCAACCCCGCGCACGCGCTGCTGCTCGCCGAGGCGGGCGCGGACTCCGTCAACCTCCAGCGCGACCTCGACGTGCGGATGGTCGCCGCGGTGCGCGCCGCGACCTCCGTGCCGCTCGACCTCCACACCGACAACCCCCGGCAGACCGGCGGGTTCCTGCGCGGCTACGACGTCCCCGAGCTGGTGCGCGTGGGCGCGCCGGTCTACCTGAAGTCCGGGAACGCCGCGCAGGACTTCGCCGAGACCGCCCCCACCGAGCGCGAGCTCGCCGCGGTCGCCCGCCAGATCCTCCTCGACGACCAGGTGCTGCGGCGCCTGCTCCCCGAGGCGGTCGCGTCCGACCAGCCCGAGTTCTGAAGAAGGAGACCCCCATGACGACGACCTGGGACGCCGCGTCGCTGCAGATCGTGTGGCAGCGCCTCATCTCCGTCGCGGACGAGATGGCCGCGGTGCTGCTGCGCACCGCCTTCTCCTCCGTGGTGCGGGAGTCCAACGACCTGGCCTGCGCGGTGCTGACCGCCGACGGCACGCTGCTGGTGGAGTACGGCCGGTCCGTGCCGGTGTTCACCGGCACCGTGGCGGGCACCGCGACCGCGATGGTCGCCGAGCTCGGCAAGCAGAACCTGCGGCCCGGCGACGTGATCGCCACGAACGACCCGTGGTTCGGCAACACCCACCTGCCCGACCTGACCGCGGTCACGCCGGTGTTCCGCGACGGCGAGATCGTGGCCTACGTGGCGAGCATCTGCCACCTGTCCGACATCGGCGGCACGTCCGAGGGCGCGTTCGCGCAGGACGTGTACGAGGAGGGCTTCTGCCTGCCGCCGGTGAAGCTCGTCGAGGAGGGCGTGCCGAACGCCCTGGTGCGCCGCATCCTCGCGCGCAACGTCCGGGTGCCCGGGCAGGTGCTCGGCGACGTCGACGCCCTGGTTGCGGCGAACGCGCTGGGGGAGCGGCGGCTGCAGGCGATGCTCGACGCGGACCCCGACCTCGACCTGCGGGAGGCCGCCGAGCACATCTGCGGCGCCACCGAGCGGGCCGTGCGCCGGTCCATCGCCGCGATCCCCGACGGCCGGTACACGGCGTCGGTCGACCTCGACGGGTTCGAGGAGCCGAAGACGATCCACGTCACGGTGGACGTCGCCGGCGACGAGCTGGTGGTCGACTACGCCGGGACGTCCCCGCAGTCGCGGTTCGGCATCAACTCCGCGTCCCCGACCTACGGCTACACCCGGTACG is a window encoding:
- a CDS encoding U32 family peptidase gives rise to the protein MSPDRARAWLTGLGLPGEDPAVPATSTGRFADGGQYKWEVAGALDAPSTARLHDLLAAGGVRLHQVTNTVGTMRYLDAEVTDLVAVARERGIQLRMAVGPRGLHDVGGQKLASSAVAAASAYRLRGADHLAQGLEDVAHAVDLGVRGFLVFDEGLLLVLHRLRAAGELPADLRLKASSNMGAANPAHALLLAEAGADSVNLQRDLDVRMVAAVRAATSVPLDLHTDNPRQTGGFLRGYDVPELVRVGAPVYLKSGNAAQDFAETAPTERELAAVARQILLDDQVLRRLLPEAVASDQPEF
- a CDS encoding hydantoinase B/oxoprolinase family protein gives rise to the protein MTTTWDAASLQIVWQRLISVADEMAAVLLRTAFSSVVRESNDLACAVLTADGTLLVEYGRSVPVFTGTVAGTATAMVAELGKQNLRPGDVIATNDPWFGNTHLPDLTAVTPVFRDGEIVAYVASICHLSDIGGTSEGAFAQDVYEEGFCLPPVKLVEEGVPNALVRRILARNVRVPGQVLGDVDALVAANALGERRLQAMLDADPDLDLREAAEHICGATERAVRRSIAAIPDGRYTASVDLDGFEEPKTIHVTVDVAGDELVVDYAGTSPQSRFGINSASPTYGYTRYGLACLLAPDVPNNQGALRPITIRVPEGSLLKPTRTAAVSANFPAHAIPAVLSRALLGPLPTRVSAAAGTPFWVVGIRGEAADGPFASLLCFNGGQGASQGQDGYATLSTPSNVSNTPVEVVESQVPVLVEAKRIVRGSGGAGRWTGGEGQEVVLRSVHDEPLDIVFLTERIEHAAPGLAGGQDGATGLLRVDDVDVPAPKGRTALQPGSRILLRTPGGGGYGAA